In the Mycolicibacterium thermoresistibile genome, one interval contains:
- the hypF gene encoding carbamoyltransferase HypF yields the protein MESPAPVTAAAHPRPAGERRRRLTVTGVVQGVGFRPFVHRLATELNLTGFVGNDSGSVFIEVQGPAGALDRFAARLRSDAPPLATVREVVATEIPTVPADPAGGEPTAPAAFHIVDSHTADAAATPVPPDVAICDNCVAELFDPADRRYRHPFITCTDCGPRFTIIKALPYDRPATTMADFPMCDRCAEEYHDPTDRRFHAQPISCPDCGPRLGFRRGDQPVPDTHHTDAAISAAQGALAEGAVVAVKGIGGYHLACRADDEDVVRALRSRKHRGGKPFAVMVRDLDTARRYAEIDDDEAAVLTSRARPIVLVRRRAGAPVAAAVAPGSPWLGLLLPYSPIHHLLFAPVPGSDRPAPEALVMTSANLSDEPICYTERDAAERLGALADAVLDHDRPIHIPCDDSVVRVVDGRELPIRRSRGYAPLPVDIAAATDGTAAPPVLAVGGELKNTFCLTDGGLAYCSAHVGDMGSWETLRAFERAVGQMTRLRQQPVRLAADMHPGYLTREWAERQAGGRPLDLVQHHHAHLVSLLAEHGRLGEPAVGVVFDGTGYGTDGTVWGGEILAVGARSHRFTRVGRLATVPLPGGDAAVRNPCRMALAHLWAAGIDWEPDLAPVAASSEAELRLLRSQLDSDVGCVPCSSMGRLFDAVASLLDVRHRIDYEGQAAIELEVLATDAADAAEHDPDTGLRLPVTGDGVLDPAPLMRALVAALRSGTGRRVTVPALAAAFHRAVADAVAEVVERVAGPVRLVGLTGGVFQNVLLLRACRERLRQRGFRVLTHRTVPPNDGGLALGQAVVSVLTAADPRTDTVEEG from the coding sequence ATGGAGTCGCCGGCGCCGGTGACGGCGGCGGCCCACCCCCGCCCGGCCGGTGAGCGGCGCCGGCGCCTGACCGTCACCGGTGTGGTGCAGGGTGTCGGATTCCGCCCGTTCGTGCACCGGCTGGCCACCGAACTGAACCTGACCGGGTTCGTCGGCAACGACTCCGGATCGGTGTTCATCGAGGTGCAGGGCCCCGCCGGGGCGCTGGATCGGTTCGCCGCGCGGCTGCGCAGCGACGCCCCGCCGCTGGCCACCGTGCGCGAGGTCGTCGCCACCGAGATCCCCACCGTCCCGGCGGACCCGGCCGGCGGGGAGCCGACGGCGCCGGCGGCGTTCCATATCGTCGACAGCCACACCGCCGACGCCGCCGCCACCCCGGTCCCACCCGACGTCGCGATCTGCGACAACTGCGTGGCCGAACTGTTCGACCCCGCCGACCGGCGGTACCGGCACCCGTTCATCACCTGCACCGACTGCGGGCCCCGGTTCACCATCATCAAGGCGCTGCCCTACGACCGGCCGGCCACCACCATGGCCGATTTCCCCATGTGCGACCGGTGCGCCGAGGAGTACCACGACCCCACCGACCGGCGGTTCCACGCCCAGCCGATCTCCTGCCCGGACTGCGGGCCGCGGCTGGGGTTCCGCCGCGGCGACCAGCCGGTGCCCGACACCCACCACACCGACGCGGCGATCAGCGCCGCCCAGGGGGCGCTGGCCGAGGGCGCGGTGGTGGCGGTCAAGGGTATCGGCGGCTACCACCTGGCCTGCCGCGCCGACGACGAGGACGTGGTCAGGGCGCTGCGCAGCCGCAAACACCGCGGCGGCAAACCGTTCGCGGTCATGGTGCGGGATCTCGACACCGCCCGCCGCTACGCCGAGATCGATGACGACGAAGCGGCGGTGCTGACCAGCCGGGCCCGGCCGATCGTGCTGGTCCGGCGGCGGGCCGGGGCGCCGGTCGCCGCGGCGGTGGCGCCGGGCAGCCCGTGGCTGGGGTTGCTGCTGCCCTATTCACCGATCCACCACCTGCTGTTCGCGCCGGTGCCCGGCTCCGACCGGCCCGCACCGGAGGCGTTGGTGATGACCAGCGCCAACCTGTCCGACGAACCGATCTGCTACACCGAGCGGGACGCCGCCGAACGGCTCGGCGCGCTGGCCGACGCGGTGCTCGACCATGACCGGCCCATCCACATCCCGTGTGACGACTCGGTGGTGCGGGTGGTCGACGGGCGGGAGCTGCCGATCCGCCGGTCGCGCGGGTACGCGCCGCTGCCCGTCGACATCGCGGCGGCCACCGACGGGACCGCCGCTCCCCCGGTGCTGGCGGTCGGCGGTGAACTGAAGAACACGTTCTGCCTGACCGACGGCGGGCTGGCGTACTGTTCGGCGCACGTCGGCGACATGGGGAGCTGGGAGACGTTGCGCGCGTTCGAGCGGGCGGTGGGCCAGATGACCCGGCTGCGGCAGCAGCCCGTCCGGCTGGCCGCCGATATGCACCCGGGCTATCTGACCCGGGAGTGGGCCGAACGCCAGGCCGGCGGCCGGCCGCTGGATCTGGTCCAGCACCACCACGCCCACCTGGTCTCGCTGCTCGCCGAACACGGCCGCCTCGGTGAACCCGCGGTCGGCGTCGTGTTCGACGGCACGGGCTACGGCACCGACGGCACCGTGTGGGGCGGTGAGATCCTGGCGGTGGGCGCCCGCAGCCACCGGTTCACCCGGGTCGGCCGGCTGGCGACGGTGCCGCTGCCCGGCGGGGACGCCGCGGTGCGCAATCCGTGCCGGATGGCGCTGGCGCACCTGTGGGCGGCCGGCATCGACTGGGAGCCGGATCTGGCGCCGGTGGCGGCGTCGAGCGAGGCCGAGTTGCGGCTGCTGCGCTCCCAGCTCGACAGCGACGTCGGATGTGTGCCGTGCAGCAGCATGGGCCGGCTGTTCGACGCGGTCGCCTCGCTGCTCGACGTCCGGCACCGCATCGATTACGAAGGGCAGGCCGCCATCGAGTTGGAGGTGCTGGCCACCGACGCCGCCGACGCCGCCGAGCATGACCCCGACACCGGGCTGAGGTTGCCGGTCACCGGCGACGGCGTGCTCGACCCGGCGCCGCTGATGCGGGCGCTGGTGGCCGCGCTGCGGTCCGGAACCGGGCGCCGCGTGACGGTGCCCGCCCTGGCGGCCGCCTTCCACCGGGCGGTGGCCGACGCGGTCGCCGAGGTGGTCGAGCGTGTCGCCGGCCCGGTCCGACTGGTCGGGCTGACCGGCGGGGTCTTCCAGAACGTGCTGCTGCTGCGGGCCTGCCGGGAACGGCTGCGGCAGCGGGGTTTCAGGGTCCTGACGCACCGCACCGTCCCGCCCAACGACGGTGGTCTGGCGTTGGGGCAGGCGGTGGTGTCGGTGCTGACGGCGGCCGACCCACGAACGGACACGGTGGAGGAGGGCTGA
- a CDS encoding hydrogenase maturation protease, whose protein sequence is MIPTSAEADIDIEPPGCAVLVVGCGNLLRGDDGVGPILIRHLWERGVPDGARLVDGGTAGMDVAFQMKGAQRVVIVDAALTGAAPGTVYRVPGAELAELPPLQGLHTHSFRWDHSIAFARWALGDACPDDITVFLIEAGGVELGAELSAPVAAAMEEVIELIEAEFLAGLRPRPDGRAKVEFTADGYLRLDATLAASRFPSDAVAAVRRDTELWVLPLRGPRSGGLLLKQRTPAGDRAVLVREVLNDDIPVGVREAFWDDGRSALRIPLGSHV, encoded by the coding sequence GTGATCCCCACGTCTGCCGAAGCCGACATCGACATCGAACCGCCCGGCTGTGCGGTGCTGGTGGTGGGCTGCGGCAACCTGCTCCGCGGTGACGACGGGGTCGGGCCGATCCTGATCCGCCACCTGTGGGAACGGGGGGTCCCGGACGGCGCCCGCCTCGTCGACGGCGGCACCGCGGGCATGGACGTCGCCTTCCAGATGAAGGGTGCGCAGCGCGTCGTCATCGTCGACGCCGCGCTGACCGGTGCGGCGCCGGGCACGGTGTACCGGGTGCCCGGCGCCGAACTCGCCGAGCTGCCGCCGCTGCAGGGTCTGCACACCCACTCGTTCCGGTGGGACCACTCGATCGCCTTCGCCCGGTGGGCGCTCGGCGACGCCTGCCCGGACGACATCACCGTGTTCCTGATCGAAGCCGGCGGGGTGGAGCTGGGCGCGGAGCTCAGCGCACCGGTCGCCGCGGCGATGGAGGAGGTGATCGAGCTGATCGAGGCGGAGTTCCTGGCCGGGCTGCGTCCACGGCCCGACGGCCGGGCGAAGGTCGAATTCACCGCGGACGGGTATCTACGGCTGGACGCCACCCTGGCGGCCAGCCGGTTCCCGTCCGATGCGGTCGCCGCGGTCCGGCGCGACACCGAACTGTGGGTGCTGCCGCTGCGCGGCCCCCGCAGCGGCGGGTTGCTGCTCAAACAGCGCACCCCGGCCGGGGACCGGGCGGTGCTGGTACGGGAGGTGCTCAACGATGACATCCCGGTGGGGGTGCGCGAGGCGTTCTGGGACGACGGCCGCTCGGCGCTGCGCATCCCGTTGGGGTCACATGTGTGA
- a CDS encoding NHL repeat-containing protein, translated as MTGYTVVRTSLRPPAGHPAPPTADLTGGWTPEVWLGAPAPGGLALPPAHPSMAWMYSPRGVYLGDRHLVVADSGNHRVLIWHGLPDRDEQPAHVVLGQPDGVSEGRAAGGRGPQRGMHLPTGVLVHDGRLIVADAWHHRILVWDTVPQRDDVAPDVVLGQPDSSSVAPNQGGGCTASTFYWPYGIAVTGSTFWVADTGNRRVLGWTGGIPDPGRPADIVLGQPDATQRAENRGGTAGPASFRWPHALTGRADLLLVADAGNHRVLGWSPQPAGDRPAGLLLGQPDFGTCQEWPYGPQSADRFRFPYAIALDGTDGTERLAVADTANNRVLLWDGLPADGRGADHVLGQPDFTANGENRWSSVQRDTMCWPYGISLREDRLAVADSGNNRVIVWRRS; from the coding sequence ATGACCGGCTACACCGTCGTCCGCACCTCCCTTCGGCCCCCGGCCGGCCACCCCGCGCCGCCGACCGCGGATCTCACCGGGGGCTGGACGCCCGAGGTGTGGCTGGGCGCGCCCGCGCCGGGCGGTCTGGCGTTGCCGCCGGCGCACCCGTCGATGGCGTGGATGTACTCGCCGCGGGGGGTGTACCTGGGCGACCGGCACCTGGTGGTGGCCGATTCGGGCAATCACCGGGTGCTGATCTGGCACGGCCTACCCGACCGCGATGAGCAGCCGGCCCACGTCGTGCTCGGTCAGCCCGACGGCGTCAGCGAGGGCCGGGCCGCCGGCGGGCGCGGACCCCAACGCGGCATGCACCTGCCCACCGGGGTGCTGGTGCACGACGGCCGGCTGATCGTCGCCGACGCCTGGCACCACCGGATCCTGGTCTGGGACACGGTGCCGCAGCGCGACGACGTCGCCCCGGATGTGGTTCTGGGACAACCGGATTCCAGCTCGGTCGCGCCGAATCAGGGCGGTGGGTGCACAGCGTCGACGTTCTACTGGCCGTACGGGATCGCGGTCACCGGCTCGACGTTCTGGGTGGCCGACACCGGCAACCGCCGGGTCCTGGGCTGGACCGGCGGCATTCCCGACCCGGGCCGGCCGGCCGACATCGTGCTGGGCCAACCGGACGCCACCCAGCGTGCCGAGAACCGCGGCGGCACCGCGGGTCCGGCGAGTTTCCGCTGGCCGCACGCCCTGACCGGACGCGCCGATCTGCTGCTGGTGGCCGACGCCGGCAACCACCGGGTGCTCGGGTGGTCGCCGCAACCGGCCGGCGACCGGCCGGCCGGCCTGCTGCTCGGTCAGCCGGATTTCGGCACCTGTCAGGAGTGGCCGTACGGGCCGCAGTCGGCGGACCGGTTCCGGTTCCCCTACGCGATCGCCCTCGACGGCACGGACGGGACGGAGCGGCTCGCGGTCGCCGACACCGCCAACAACCGGGTGCTGCTGTGGGATGGGCTGCCCGCCGACGGCCGGGGCGCCGACCATGTGCTGGGCCAACCGGATTTCACCGCCAACGGGGAGAACCGGTGGTCGTCGGTGCAGCGGGACACCATGTGCTGGCCGTACGGCATCTCGTTGCGAGAAGACCGGTTGGCGGTCGCGGATTCCGGCAACAACAGGGTCATCGTCTGGCGGCGGTCGTGA
- a CDS encoding NifU family protein has protein sequence MSTTTAAASPAGAAPDAAADAGAREFEALAERVDKAIAALAELDERSRKVADEVRAAIEEVHRVGLTTIVRRMRADEGAKQVLFELVDDPVVRMLLSLHGIIRPDPVTQAHRALEAVRPQLHSHGGDVTLVRVEDGVAQVRLEGACNGCSMSAVTLRDLVTGTLTEQVPAITRVEVLPNEPSPTLIPVEALRIGLDLRDDGWVGAGPAADIAEGTLAVRQLRTGSGDRVGVIIVNVDQRFAVYRNECAHEGLPLDNAVLDTADGTLTCPWHGFCYDAASGECLSAPGAQLEQLPLRIDRGELWVRVGP, from the coding sequence ATGTCGACCACCACGGCGGCCGCCTCGCCGGCCGGCGCCGCACCCGACGCCGCCGCGGATGCGGGTGCGCGGGAGTTCGAGGCGCTGGCCGAACGGGTGGACAAGGCGATCGCCGCACTGGCGGAACTGGACGAGCGGTCGCGGAAGGTGGCCGACGAGGTCCGGGCCGCGATCGAGGAGGTGCACCGGGTCGGGCTGACCACGATCGTGCGGCGGATGCGCGCCGACGAGGGCGCCAAACAGGTGCTGTTCGAGCTCGTCGACGACCCGGTGGTGCGCATGCTGCTCAGCCTGCACGGCATCATCCGGCCCGATCCGGTGACCCAGGCGCACCGGGCGCTGGAGGCGGTCCGGCCGCAACTGCACAGCCACGGCGGCGACGTCACCCTGGTCCGGGTCGAGGACGGCGTGGCCCAGGTGCGGCTGGAGGGCGCCTGCAACGGCTGCTCGATGTCGGCGGTGACGTTGCGCGATCTGGTGACGGGCACGCTGACCGAGCAGGTGCCGGCGATCACCCGGGTGGAGGTGCTGCCCAACGAACCCTCCCCCACCCTGATCCCGGTGGAGGCGTTGCGGATCGGCCTCGATCTGCGCGACGACGGATGGGTCGGCGCCGGACCGGCCGCCGACATCGCCGAGGGGACCCTGGCGGTGCGGCAGCTGAGGACGGGCTCCGGTGACCGGGTCGGGGTGATCATCGTCAACGTCGATCAACGGTTCGCGGTGTACCGCAACGAATGCGCGCATGAGGGCCTGCCGTTGGACAACGCGGTGCTGGACACCGCCGACGGCACGCTCACCTGCCCCTGGCACGGGTTCTGCTACGACGCCGCATCCGGTGAATGCCTCAGCGCGCCGGGAGCGCAACTCGAACAGCTGCCGTTGCGGATCGATCGCGGTGAACTCTGGGTGCGGGTCGGGCCATGA
- a CDS encoding nickel-dependent hydrogenase large subunit yields MTSLDLFVSPLGRVEGDLDVRVTIEDGVVTSAWTEAAMFRGFEIILRGKDPQAGLVVCPRICGICGGSHLYKSAYALDTAWRTHMPPNATLIRNICQACETLQSIPRYFYALFAIDLTNKNYAKSPLYDEAVRRFAPYVGTSYQTGVVLSAKPVEVYAIFGGQWPHSSFMVPGGVMSAPTLADVTRSIAILEHWKDNWLEKQWLGCSVERWLENKTWDDVLAWVDENEAQYNSDCGFFIRYCLDIGLDKYGQGVGNYLATGTYFEPSRYENPTIEGRNDALIGRSGIFADGKWYEFDQSRVTEDVTHSFFQGDRPLHPFEGETIPIDPEVGRAQGKYSWAKSPRYDIPEVGRIPLEAGPLARRMAAGGPNALEHQDNDPLFVDIYNKIGPSVMVRQLARMHEAPKYYQWTRAWLDQLDLKESFYTKPVEHAEGRGFGATEAARGALADWIVIEDSKIANYQVITPTAWNIGPRDASETLGPIEKALVGAPVVDAEDPVELGHVARSFDSCLVCTVHAYDGRSGRELSKFVINGMV; encoded by the coding sequence ATGACCTCGCTCGATCTGTTCGTCAGCCCCCTGGGCCGGGTGGAGGGTGACCTCGACGTCAGGGTGACCATCGAGGACGGAGTCGTGACCTCGGCCTGGACCGAGGCGGCCATGTTCCGCGGCTTCGAGATCATCCTGCGCGGCAAGGACCCGCAGGCCGGCCTGGTGGTCTGCCCCCGCATCTGCGGCATCTGCGGCGGCAGCCACCTGTACAAGTCCGCCTACGCCCTCGACACCGCGTGGCGGACCCACATGCCGCCCAACGCGACCCTGATCCGCAACATCTGCCAGGCCTGCGAGACCCTGCAGTCCATCCCGCGCTACTTCTACGCGCTGTTCGCGATCGACCTGACCAACAAGAACTACGCGAAGTCCCCGCTGTACGACGAAGCGGTGCGCCGGTTCGCCCCGTACGTGGGCACCAGCTACCAGACCGGGGTGGTGCTGTCGGCCAAACCGGTCGAGGTGTACGCCATCTTCGGCGGTCAGTGGCCGCACTCGAGCTTCATGGTTCCCGGCGGGGTGATGTCCGCGCCCACCCTCGCCGACGTCACCCGGTCGATCGCGATCCTCGAGCACTGGAAGGACAACTGGCTCGAGAAGCAGTGGCTGGGCTGTTCGGTGGAACGCTGGCTGGAGAACAAGACCTGGGACGACGTGCTGGCGTGGGTGGACGAGAACGAGGCCCAGTACAACAGCGACTGCGGCTTCTTCATCCGCTACTGCCTCGACATCGGCCTGGACAAATACGGTCAGGGAGTCGGCAACTACCTGGCCACCGGCACCTACTTCGAACCGTCCCGGTACGAGAACCCGACGATCGAGGGCCGCAACGACGCGCTCATCGGCCGGTCGGGCATCTTCGCCGACGGCAAGTGGTACGAGTTCGACCAGTCCCGGGTCACCGAGGACGTCACCCACTCGTTCTTCCAGGGCGACCGGCCGCTGCACCCGTTCGAGGGGGAGACCATCCCGATCGACCCGGAAGTCGGCCGGGCGCAGGGCAAGTACAGCTGGGCGAAGTCGCCGCGCTACGACATCCCCGAGGTGGGCCGCATCCCGCTGGAAGCCGGCCCGCTGGCCCGCCGGATGGCCGCCGGCGGTCCGAACGCGCTCGAACACCAGGACAATGATCCGCTGTTCGTCGACATCTACAACAAGATCGGGCCGAGTGTGATGGTGCGGCAGTTGGCCCGCATGCACGAGGCGCCCAAGTACTACCAGTGGACCCGGGCGTGGCTCGATCAGCTCGACCTCAAGGAGAGCTTCTACACCAAGCCCGTCGAGCACGCCGAGGGCAGGGGTTTCGGCGCCACCGAGGCGGCCCGCGGCGCGCTGGCCGACTGGATCGTCATCGAGGACAGCAAGATCGCCAACTATCAGGTGATCACCCCGACGGCGTGGAACATCGGCCCGCGCGACGCCTCGGAAACCCTCGGACCGATCGAGAAGGCCCTGGTCGGGGCGCCCGTGGTGGACGCCGAGGACCCGGTCGAACTCGGCCATGTGGCCCGCAGCTTCGATTCCTGCCTGGTCTGCACGGTGCACGCCTACGATGGCAGGTCCGGACGGGAGCTTTCCAAGTTCGTCATCAACGGAATGGTGTGA